The Drosophila innubila isolate TH190305 chromosome 2R unlocalized genomic scaffold, UK_Dinn_1.0 1_C_2R, whole genome shotgun sequence DNA window CAGCCATTATGCCGGCTGATTactgaaaataatgaattttaataattttaactaatttagcGCGTTTCCTAAGCATAGACAGCAACTCACGTTGCACAACATGTAATTCACTGCATACTCTAAATAGTTAGTTGATTAAAGCTAATATTTACCTTGTACTGTTTTTCTAATTACTAACAACTTTGTTAATATAAGTATCTATTTACTTAAGTAGCAAAACagtttctgtttatttttgttttggtcaCCGACAGTTGCAATGTtcgcagtgctgccaactttttctAATAGCAAAAAAACGAGCTGGCAGGCTTTGTTCGCGGAAGAAGcccattttcatattttgatcATTGATGCTGTTGAGTGAGGAGCAAATTGCTTATGAGGAGTAACGTGTTCGCGAATGTCACACAAGATGGCGCTGTATCGCAACAGAAAATCGttgctaaatttaaagtttaggTAACGCGAATCGACAaaagttttacaaaaaaacatctgaaaattttaaaaattctagctacaaaattaaaaaagttcttTTCCCAATTACCTCTTTTTAATATAACCTCAAATGGTACGTtttgccagatcggaaaatttaGCAGAGTGGCAACCTCTTGGGCAAAAACAGTGCTTCCACACCAGgactgccaactttttagaagAAAAAATAGCAGAGATACCGACgcttgcatatttaaaatttcaacgtCGCGAACGAGCGAAAAGAGAAGCGACGCGCACAATTTCGAATGACAAAGCATCCGTGAAAAGTGTGAAAAATTTGTTGGTAAAGTGAATTAAACTATATAGTAGTggactaaaatatatatttaataaagtgcaagtgaaaataaatatatttataagaagTGCGCgcgcaatttgcattttcacaCGCATTTGcaagaaacagcaacaacaacaatggaccCCTTCACTCAGGTAGTCAAGAGTAATATTAATCtcaaacaatgaaaatgcattGTCTAACCATgtgaaatatgcaatttatatataatttgttgcaGCGCATGCTAGAAAAGGCCGAACAGCGCAGTCGCGCACTCGGCATAACCAATGCCAGCAAATTTCCACTGTCGGAATGCAGCTTGACGACGCCAGCGTCTGCGTCAACGTCAGCGGCAGCGCCAACGCCGAAGTCTGTTAATAGCAgcggaagcagcagcagcagcggcggcggcggcagtaAAGTTGTTATCCTGGAGAAGACAACATTAGAGGCATCGCCCACAAAGCCGCTGCGTCATTATGCGGCCGTCAACAAGGAGAATATGGAAATGGGAATTGAGATAAACATAACCACTGCTCAGCCAATTGGGGTAAGTTTCTTTTTACGCTTTGTTTTTGCATCTGTGCATTTTTGGTGGTTGTATTTTTTCCTTACTTTgctttgtctttgtctctgtttttgctacatgtatgtgtatgtgtatgtgtgtgtgtgtttgtttgtgtattttacGCGCGCTGTCGCTGCTTTTAGGTGCAAGTTGAAATTCAGGAGCAGGACATGACCGACGAGGATGGGGATGAGGATGTGGATGAGGCAACTACAGCTGCAGCTGGGGAGGAGGCACAGGCAATGCTGGTGAATCAACCGTTGGCCCGACTCCGAGATACCTCGCGCAATCGTCTGCAGCGCATGGGCGCACTGTACTCCAACGCGGATGATCTGTCCTCGCCCATACATCGCACCGAGGCGCAGTTCCATGCCGGCGACGATGATGTGGACGCGAATCGCAGTCCGCGCAAGGGCAAACAACGCTTTGGCAAACTGGCAGCGTTGGCGGACACAATCAATCAGTGGGAGGATGATACGGCACATCATGATGTGCAGCGACCGCTGCTGGATGCAGTGCCTCCGCCCAAACCAGACTTGCCCAGTCGTCCAACTGCCGAGCCGACATCCAAGGCGGTCGTAGCTGATGCCGCCAGCaataaaacaaagcaattGAAATGGGATCCTAAGGTATTGAGCTCATTGGAGGCACAAGGTTTTCAACGACGCGAATCCTCAACgcttaaacatacatatgatTATGCCAAACAGGAAGAAGTGACATCTtcgacaacgacgacatcgacgacgacgacgacgtcagCTGCCAGGCCGCCAGTGCCGGAGAAATCGACGACGGTCAGCAAAGTGGCCAAGACATTCAGCCATGTGGTCACAGCAGCGCCTTCAGGCGCCAAATCCTCCTCAGCGCCTGCAGCAAGTGTCAAGTCTGGTTTGGTATCCGGCCGTGCAGCCATCTTTGAGAATAAGGCCAATGGAGGCATCTCCTCGCAGGCGGCACAACGCAACCAAAAGGATCCCTGCGAGCTTTCGCTAAAGGACCGCATGAAGCTCTTTGAAACGGGCAATTCCAAAGCCATGCTGCCCAAGGCGCCCATAGGCACGTCGCCCAGCATCAGCCAGATCCGAGCAGCAGCCGAGGAGGAGGCAAAGGGTAAGCTGGACTACTCGCCCATGACAATAGTTTTCCCTCTATCTCTGTTTGATCTTCCAGCCCATGCTGCTGCAGTGCATCCAGTTACAGCAGCCGCACAGATTCAAACCAAGCCCAAGCCCGAGAGCAAGCTGCGCGACAAGGTGGCCGCCTTGGTGGCCTCGGCACAATCCAGTGCTGAGAATCGCATCAAGGACATTGATCGTCAGCGGCAGGAGGATATGCAAATCATTGCCAATCgttttaacaaacaaaaggaGATCTTCCAAACAGAGACAACAACGACTCCAATTGTTAGAGCTCCACCAGCTCCGCCAGCAGGCAGTAAAGTGGTGCGTCCAacgccgccaccgccaccaccgcccATGGCAATCTCCAGCAGCAAGCGACGATCACGTAAGACCCATTAGGATTAGGATATGTTGTGTAGCTTTattttaactgaaattaatttgcatttacagCTGGCGATGTTGCCATTGATGAGGAATCGAAGCGTGCACGCAAATCTCAACAGGATCGCTTGTATCCCGCTTTATCTGAACTGGACTCCAGTGATGACAACTGCTGTGCGACGACGGCAACGGCTTCCGTTAACGATGATGATAGCGAGGATGAAAGGTGCGCCGACAAATGCTACTCCTGTCTGCTATTTCTGCTCTGCATTGAATAGaatctatatatacattctACCATCCATATCTACTCCTTATATTCCTCTTCCTTCCTGTCCTACTCCTTTACCTTCTCCCAATCGTAATTACTCcacctgctcctgctccttaTCCCAATCCTTGAGACTGATTTTAGTACTTAAGACGCAtagctttaaaaacaaactaactTTAGACAAGGCTCAAATAAATACATGACGCTGCTTAAACTAATCTCTAATATATATGCTCTTTTATTTGTAGTTGCATGGATGATGAGTCGGTTGAGGACGCGGATCAGTCACAGACTGAGGACAGCAGCTCAGGCATGTGCAACGGCAGCCTTGGTCGTGCAATTCTGCACACTGTGCAACGCAATGAGGCAgagatgcaacaacaacaacagcagcaacaacaaatgggcAAAAAGGTGAGTTCAGGTAGAAAATCTATAGCACAGCGGGTGATCCTTAATTGTCTTCATTGCAGGTACACTACGCCGAACAGGATCATTATTATAGTCAGGATAGCTCAATATATTCCTCGGGCGGTATTGATGATTATCTGGACGAGGCGCTGGGCGGTGACTACGGCAGCACCCAGGACGAGGACGATGATAGCGAGGATGAGCACAATGCCAGTCACTTGTCACTAGGCGTAAGTactataaagtacatatattcttgaacaGTATcctttattgaattatttctgTATTTCCGAAGCAGAGCAAGGGCACCACTGCCTCCAATAGCTTCTCCTATCGCCGACCATCGGGAGCAGGCGCCTCCAGCTCGTCAGCCTGTGAGGCTCTTGAGGAGCATCGTGAGATGATGGATGTGCAGACGCCGCTACTGAACGGCGCACAGCCTGTGAAGTCCGAGCTGAGCGTTAACCAGGACAATGATAATTTGGTGACATTGGTGCACACCGTTAGCTTCTATCGTCGCCAGCAGACAGCGAATGTTAGTAAACTCAAAGGAAATCCCTATTGAAAAAGTAAATCTTAATGTAATCCCTATCTTAACAGAGCTCCAACTCGACGCCAGTACGTAAGATTTGTCGGGAGCAGCAGGTGATGCGTTCTGCGTTAACTGCCGATTGCCATGCCAAGCACAAGCTGGAATATGACTCACCACAGCAGGGAGAGCCTGCCGAGCATTGCCGTGAAGAGGACGACGAGCAGATGAGCGCACGCGAGTCGAATGAGGCGTCACAGGCGCAGGACAAGATCAAGAAGCTTCTGAGCGAAGTGTGCAAACAACAGCAGGTCATAGGTCAAGCCAGTCAAGCGCTTAATCTCTGCGCTGCCACCGTCGAGTTTTCCGGCTCCACAGAATCCGTTGAAGGCGAGCGTTATCTGCTGCTAGCAAGTAAGTCGATTTAATTCTATCACTTGTTGATCTCCAACTAATCTCTGTGTTGTGCAGCTCATCGGCGTCAGGCCTGCTTGGATGAAGTGCAGCGTTTGCGCGTCGAGAGCAGCGTTCGTCCCGTGGGCGCACCCAAGGAGAAGGGTCTGTTGACCGTCAAGGAAATCACTTTACCGCTGAGACAGGAGTACGTACGCAAAATGGCCacgggcaacaacaatggccatCATTTGGTCTGCCTGCTAAAGTACAATGAGCATGTGCTGGCCACCAAGACGGTGCCCACAATGCCTGGACTGCTATCCGTCAAATTTCCCGATGTGCTGCAGCTTAGCAATGTCTATGCGGACTTTCGGGTAAGCTCAGGTTTTAGTTTTTCTCTTCAAGCAATCTTTTAGACCCTGCACTTAAAATGAAAGCAGCTAATTGTGTGTTCAAGGCAAAAGGAGGCATCTGCAGCCCcagaaagtatatatatttttaatcaatatcTAGATCTCAGACTAATCAATGATATAAATGCAGGGTCTCACACAGTCGTGCTCGCTCGACTGTAGCCATTCCCTATTAGTTCTTACTACAGTTTTCTCTCCCCTCCACAGATAACACTCGAGATTTATGGCATGGTGGCACAGCGGGATCAATTGCCACATGAGCTCAAGTATCACATCAATCTGAACAAAAAGGGCGGCAATAAAACACCCAAAAAGAAGGGCGGCGAGAATCGTTTGGTCATGCCACCGGTGCAGAGTCCAGCGGGTCCACATGTGGTGCGTACACCACAGCTGGTGCAATATGGTTTCGCCATCTTCTCGCTGCGTGAGATTCAGCGCACCAGTTGGACACTGACGCAAGTGTTGGGCGTGAGTCCATTAGATGGCACCGTGCACATGAAGGTTAACTGTGAGCTGTCGGTGAGTGTGGAGTACCAGGGATTCCTTACCATGTTCGAGGATATATCCGGCTTTGGCGCCTGGCATCGTCGCTGGTGCTATCTAAACGGCTCCGTTATCAACTACTGGAAGTATCCAGATgatgagaagaagaagacgccCATGGGCAGCATCGATTTAAATGCTTGCATCTCACAAAAAGTGGGAACAGCATCGCGTGACATTTGTGCCCGTTTCAACACAATGCTGCTGGAGTGTGAGCGTCCGGCATTGGACACCGATCAAGAATCGTTGATTATAGTGCCCAATGGACGCACAACAATTGTGCGTCATCTGCTCTCCGCTGACACAAAGGAGGAGCGCGAGGAATGGACTGCCTACCTGAACAAGGCGCTGACACTGCTGCGCGCCTGGGGAACAAATCATTGAGGCGATGAATCAttagagcagcagcagcaatcgcaTCATTTGGGGCGgggtttttttatgttttcagttttatgttttagtttattttatacgtttactttttttaattaattcgcCTTATATGTTGTCCACTTCAATCAACTGTAAGACTATATAACTGTCGTAACTGTATTCAATATGCTCAACGTTATCAactgtatttatataatcCGACTTCAAGCTAAAAGTATTTGTTGAGTGTCacaaattatatgtataaagatGAGAAAAACAACCTAattcttgtttatttaaaaaccaaattgaTTTAGGGAACTTGCTCTATACACGggttaagttttattaaatacgtttcactatacacatacacatataatttaaactgtttttttcttttggttatATTTCTGTTATTGTAggagtatatttttaattggatGTTTGTCTTTCAGGTGGTTGTTGTAGGTTGTACAAGTAGCCGTGGCTCTTGTCAGGTAGTCTCTGGTGTTTTGCCTTTTTCAAATTGACATTATACAGTATACATTGTTATAATGCGGTGACAATTTGGCTTAAAGGCTAtctacaaaaattgaatatttactGTGTCTTTTTGTGTtcattttgtgtgtttattttgcaGTTAAAAAGTGTGCAATTCATTTacttgcatttcattttatgttaattcaTCTATTTCACAACAATTATACGTATTATAGACGtacagatatatatgtatagtttatatatttcagttaaattgtaaatatttcaaaataacgACAACTTGCCTCAGATATGATTGCAatctttaattgatttatgtattgtttcggtatgtgtgtgtgtgtttagtatttatgtatgtacataatgTTGAAGCAACACATTCattagaaatatatacataaagcTGAATACAGTGATTACTCGAAAAGAAATTtccataattaaatgttataatattcaattcttaaagaaatttcttctttttttttaattattcatactTTGCGAGTTTTCACTGTAATAGAGTGATTGACATATTATTGCTACTGTTACAGATATTTCTGCTGATGTTTTCAACTGATTTTCGGAATTTTATAAAGCGTCCAACTGTTTCCCCCTGAatctttttatattgttaGGTAAAAGTATAATATTCTATTTCTGGAATGTTGTTTGTATTATGTGTATTTTAGAAAGATTCGACAgttgaaagaaattaaaaaaagaagaaacgtTTAGTGCTAAATAACATTTgctctatatatatactcgtatatatgtCAACATACTTATTATATGCTTGGCTATAATACTGAAGGATTATGTATAGTTTAATAGGTAGTATGTCCGCAATGGacttaaacaattttcaactaCTTTATGTTAGTTCATTTTTAAGAAGTGTTaactgttattgtttttgttgatgttcttgttcttgttcttgttgttgttgtcgcaaaAGAATAGAGATAAAGCTAAATTTCGATCCAAGTCTTTGTCTTTTCGTTTTATCAATTACTCAACTTACGCACTATAATCTATAATTTTGTTCAGgccaatatataaaattgaaaaaataactgCCTAAgcttaatttattgtattatgtGGTGTATTGTGTATGtaggtatttttaaaatttaacacatTTCACTTAAATCTACAACAAAAGcacataacaaaaaacaatgtaataaattaaattaaaaacacttttcaaaaatgatatgcattaaaaataaagtaaataaaagggCGACGCAAGCTGCGTGTGGAGTGAAGTGGAGTGTGTGGATTGTGTGGATGGTGTGGAGGTTGTAAATTGTGTAGGGTGTGTGTATTGGGTGGTTTGTGCATGGGCTATGTGTGGAGTGTATTTGTAAATGTGTTGCTCTCTTCATGGATTAACAGCGACGCTGTTGTCAactcctccgcctccgcctgcACCAACGCTGCCCGCGACGCTGCCTCTGTTGCTGGCGCTCACCACTTGCGCATTCTGTCGCCGCAAATCGGAACCTGTGGCCGCCGTGATGAGCGTGCCCACAATCAGCATGACCGCCATGGCCACGTTCGCTGGAACATCTCCATATGAATAGAACAGTTCCGAGTAGAAGAGTGTAAAGCAAATGCCAAACGTCTGCGCCGAGGCATTTAACAGACCCGATGACGTGCCTTCCGGTTCCGGGAATGTTAACTCCGCACCGAATTCAAAGCCCACGGGCAGATAGCCAGTCATAAAGAAGCTGCAttcaacacacacattaaGTTAAGAGCTGTCATTTGGGAGTTAATGCCAACGGAACACTCTTACCCCAACAGCGAGGCGGTTAAATAAACCACAGCAATGTGTCCCGTGTCCAAAGTGAAGGTAAATATCCACATGCCAACCATAGAGAGCGCGTAAACCGCCAACGTAGTCTCTCTGCAATTTAAAGCAAGTAAAAAAGTTACAGTTGAGTGTTCACATTTGTGAGATACCCAGTACCCTAAATAACTTAACTAACTTCTCTTTATATAATTCGATCGtgaaaaaactttaaagtagACTTCATCtacaattatatttctttatcttaaattaaaattgattgaaatataatataattgtaaGTCTTACGTTCTTATTGCATAATTGCATTGAAATTCTTATTATTCTGTTTTTAGTCGCCAACAACATACATTACCACAAAGTTATTAACCCCCATAACCCTTTTGAGTATCGGGTATAAAAAGTCATTAAAGTTTCGCATGCAGCTGAAAGTTGTGCAGcacacggcgtatgcgtaatgagCAAACTCATGGAAATTAATTGTTTGGCACTTACTTGAATTTGTGCGTCTTATCCAGCACAATGCCAGAAACAACAGATCCCAACATGCCCGCCAGCACAATGCTCAGTCCAATGCGACCCGTGTCGACCTCATGACCTGGATAATACTTGAGCACCACCTGCAAGCATGAAGAGCAACCACAATGCGGTTTAGTTGCTGTTAAAGTACGTTTAAAAGTTTGCACACTGTACCGGATTGAGGAGCGTGGAAATGGCATAGAAAACGCCCACATTGATGCCATAGGAGAGCAGCAGGAAGATGAAATTCCGATTGGTCATCAGATTCTTTAGGGATTGCATAAAGCTGACCTGCAGCTCGGCATTCCCCTCCAAACGCTGTGACGTCTCCTGGGCAGCTGATGGCGGTGTCGGCGGCTTATCCTGGAAAACTTTAAAGGggaatttcattattaaatttaacaccAAAAcacgattttttatttttataaattttttagacaagtaaagttttttaaaaaatgaaaatattcatagctatattaataaaagtaaaaaaccattttattttctcaattgttttaattttccttattttttatacacctataaagttttcgaaaaattcaataaattgctAATTTTCTAACTAAAGATTATGACTTTCTATgttcttaatattttagtCAAAGTCTCCGACAGTAATAAGTAtatagataattttaaaataattgtactTACAGAGTATCATGAGTACAAGCAGTATGCTAGTAAGTCCTGCCACCAGATAGAACATCATTTGAAGATCTTTGCCCACCGTCTCCAGGCTCTCAGAGTTGGGCACCAGCATCGGAGGCAAAACAAATCCAATGGCCACGCCCAGCTGTAAAATATACAAGAAgaagaattatatttttgggtTAGAAAACTTGGTCTAAATAAAACGCATCCGCTTCCGTTTCGTGTATCCGTTTTGGTTCCCATTTTCAGTTCTATTTCCATTTTTGAGTCTGGATTTATTTACGAtgcaatttgatttatgtgtgtgtcgTGCCCCATTGTTGATGCCACAGTTGCACTGAcagtttttgcatttgttgtttgttgttttcgtcAAAGTTTTTCGCGCCATTTCGTTGGCTAGCAACAAATTTGCCAGTCCAGCTGTTGTGAGACCACTTGGGTCATGAATTTGTTGCCCGTTTTTCTGCAgttataccctgtattcaTAATGACAGCCTAAGGGATATACTGATGTTTTCCCTAGCCTCTAGTAACATTCCCAATCATATCAGAAAGTTCTcataaattctaattttttccAGCTAAGTACAGAGTATCTTTCAAGCCCATCACTTGCTACTGCTTCAGACTTACTCttttttcagctttaatttgtttatgtgcAATATTTTTTGGCCTATAAATAAGATTTAGTGAAACGCACGCAAATAACTTTTGACAGcgatttgaaaattgcattaaagttgagtgcaattcaaatttattcatGAATGGCTCCGTTAAGCTCTATTTCATGGTATGAGTTTTGGATTATACTAATTTATGTGAGCCGCTTATTAAACATATGGAGCTGTCTGTCTGTAAAATGcacaattgtttatatatactttgatAACCTAATAAGTAGTTTTCTTTTCTCGTTATAACCAGTTCTAATTGACATAAGGTTCTTAATGCTTTGATTCTTTTATGGAATAATTTGCTATTTATACTTGTAAGGCTTTAATTTCTGATTTGTGATTTCAAGTTGTTTTCTCAAGTGAAAGCCACCAAGATATTAGTATACAGTGCAGTGCTTTGGGAATTCAGTCAATTTCGCGAAATTGTCAATGcatcaatttgcataaattaaattcaaaagcaACGTCGAAATAATGTAGTCAACTTGAGGCTTTGCTTTGACTTGAGGTGCAGAAAAAGACGCTTGAGCCGGAGCAAGAGCTTGACAATGCCGGAGAACGAAGAACGGGGAACTAGAGAAATGTAATGCCCACTAGAGAAATTGAACAGCTATGGAACCGcactaaagaaaataaacacagGATGTTTTTGAACGGCATCGTcggaggaaaaaaaaataagtggaTAGGAACGCAAGAGGTTTATCCATTTCCTGGCTTGTTTACACATGCtgtgttctctctctctctctctctctctctctctctctctctctctcttttcaagttgttgttgcaactagCTACAAAAATACCTTAAAAAAAGGCgaagaaaaagaaaccatGTTTGTTCAGCACTttggcaacggcaacgtcaGGAGGCAAAGCCAAAACTCGTGCTCAGAGCTGTTTCTCTAGCAAATCCGCATGTAAGGATTCAGTGGCAAGTGGATGTGCCCGTGGCGTTGTCCTTGCCAGATAAGGCAACCCTGGCGAATCATTGCAAGCGAGCGGGgacatgtggcatgtggcatgaggcATGTACGTTGCGTTCAATGTCAAAAGCTATGCGCGTAGTATCAATTGCTGTTCCCTGCTGCGTTATTTGGTTTAGTTTCTAGTCGGCGCTTTTAGACCATGtgcttaaaaactaaaagtgTATATTAGgtttgcaaaaaaaagaatgtgCATAAGTTTACataaattcttgatcagcaacaAAATTCCAGTCAATATCCAACTAAACAACTATCTGTCTGACTGTCCGCCTCACTGTCTGAACAAATAGAATTCCAAAATTATACGAACTAAAGACAttgcacattaaaaaaaatgaaaaaaaggaGTAATTATAAAACTAGAACCTTGATTTTTGGCACATATGATATATACTGTagtacaaattttgtttttaaattttatcatgaTTGACTAATTGAATTGCAagttatttaagaattaataatacacgggccaaaaaaagaagaagaagcttgCTCTTGTTTATAGTGTGGGttttattttcagatttaGTACAGGGTCGCTCACAGTCAAGTTCTTCTACAGCAGTACTCTTTACTAGTTGGCTTAGTTTCTAgtcagcatttttattttttttttagatggaACTTCGTGTTGACATTTTAACATAGAcggtggcaagtggcaaagtCACTAAAACTAACATTTGCATTTCTCGTTTTCTCCATTTGAGCAGCAGCCACTTGACCTCAGACTCAGACTGCGACTAAGACTGAGAATGCAGTGTAGTGCAGTGTAAAAGCACTGCAGGTGGTACATTGACTATTCGACAACACTGTATTGTGTGGCACACAATGACAGGCCCATATTTGTGACATGCACATCCCATTGAGACTTCCTGCTGGGCCGAGAGactgatagagagagagagagggagagagagagggagagtgagagaaaaagagagagagagagagagagagggagatccTGGCGAACAACAAGCGGAAATTATATCAGCATTAAAAGATGTGCTAACCCCTCTCTATCCCCTCTATCCACTAGCCTCCTCCCCCCCTTCCCCCTCTTGCTTATCAGCTCTAATGGCATTGCAAGCAATACtaattgctttgctttgttcAGCGTCCATTAACTAACTGTGGGccaattgttaattgttaaaagTCATAGTTCAAATGAGAAAATGTGTGAAAAGTTGCACACACAAAAGTGCAAACTAAACTAACTGCAACAAATCATAAAAAGCTAGTTTTCTCATATGTTTtggttaaaataattaaaaaaggaaaatccAAGTACAGTATATTACTTCAAAACTAACTCGGCTAATAAGAGATTAtcttcttaaataaatatgtggttgcttaaaactttattatttgttataaatcTGGGAATTCAAATAATTGGATAACTCTCAATGGATATAAGGACATAGAATCTGATATGGATTCGCAATATTTTTAAGCGATTCATCAAGCAGatcagagagagaaagagctaATGTCAtttataaagaattaaatCCTTTACTCATAGCTTTAATATAGTATTTTAGTTGCAATACAAAAATTCTCTAAGGAttgaataaagaaattaacaaagtaataagtaattatatatacattttcatatttttattggagctagaattttaaatcagACATcaatgttattataatttcaacaTTCACTACTTAAATTAGATCGACAGAGTTCAggacacttttatttattatatttttatccaTTATTCATCACGCAATTTATGCAATCTCCtatcatatatatatcagGCTCAGCCACAGGCTCCGGTATTGGATTGGCTGTAGACAGAAGACATTCAATTGTACAAGTCGTAATTGTTTAATCAGATAGAAATCATTATTACACTTACCATGAGTCAGAGCGAAAAGAGAACACACAGCGAACACACAGATAGTGACAAAGGAGAAGACCTTCATGATTGTTGATTGTTCTTCAAAGACTTGATTGAAACTGTAGCTGTTTAGGAATCAGCCTCTTTATATACGCAATTCATGAAAAAGCCCACTCTTGCATCCACATCATCTTATCAATTTAGTAGCGAAATTGGAAAGTTCTAATACACGGGAATTTACCGGTAAATacccaaattttaaaaatttttcaaaaaattcccAGAAATTCCAacgttgtatttttaaatttaaaaaaatcaaactttgTAGGAAAAACTTCCACTACAACTGTGTTGTCAATAATTGtgttatgcaaattgaaagtTACAAATTATGTCAATATTTAgctatagttttaaaaatcatttcaaattttttaaaatttttcacttaaattttatataacatatatttacaaCTGAGTTTTCATTTAAGCCGTGAATTCAATATTGAATTTCAAGTATTGTAgaattgcattaattaatgGTATCTTTTTAGCATGAATTATTCAGgcaattacgcatacgccacgtatGCTGGCGACTTATTGGCGTACACTGCAACGGGCACAACATTTTGGccacattttaattactttgtgTGCAGTCAGTGTTGCGAAGACTGTAGACCATTGCATGTGGTCCAGGAGGAGAGGAGGAGTAGAAGAGAGGAGGGTAAACAAGTTGTGCGGTTGAGTTGACCTCAAAGTGACATTTAT harbors:
- the LOC117785659 gene encoding anillin isoform X1; translated protein: MDPFTQRMLEKAEQRSRALGITNASKFPLSECSLTTPASASTSAAAPTPKSVNSSGSSSSSGGGGSKVVILEKTTLEASPTKPLRHYAAVNKENMEMGIEINITTAQPIGVQVEIQEQDMTDEDGDEDVDEATTAAAGEEAQAMLVNQPLARLRDTSRNRLQRMGALYSNADDLSSPIHRTEAQFHAGDDDVDANRSPRKGKQRFGKLAALADTINQWEDDTAHHDVQRPLLDAVPPPKPDLPSRPTAEPTSKAVVADAASNKTKQLKWDPKVLSSLEAQGFQRRESSTLKHTYDYAKQEEVTSSTTTTSTTTTTSAARPPVPEKSTTVSKVAKTFSHVVTAAPSGAKSSSAPAASVKSGLVSGRAAIFENKANGGISSQAAQRNQKDPCELSLKDRMKLFETGNSKAMLPKAPIGTSPSISQIRAAAEEEAKAHAAAVHPVTAAAQIQTKPKPESKLRDKVAALVASAQSSAENRIKDIDRQRQEDMQIIANRFNKQKEIFQTETTTTPIVRAPPAPPAGSKVVRPTPPPPPPPMAISSSKRRSPGDVAIDEESKRARKSQQDRLYPALSELDSSDDNCCATTATASVNDDDSEDESCMDDESVEDADQSQTEDSSSGMCNGSLGRAILHTVQRNEAEMQQQQQQQQQMGKKVHYAEQDHYYSQDSSIYSSGGIDDYLDEALGGDYGSTQDEDDDSEDEHNASHLSLGSKGTTASNSFSYRRPSGAGASSSSACEALEEHREMMDVQTPLLNGAQPVKSELSVNQDNDNLVTLVHTVSFYRRQQTANSSNSTPVRKICREQQVMRSALTADCHAKHKLEYDSPQQGEPAEHCREEDDEQMSARESNEASQAQDKIKKLLSEVCKQQQVIGQASQALNLCAATVEFSGSTESVEGERYLLLATHRRQACLDEVQRLRVESSVRPVGAPKEKGLLTVKEITLPLRQEYVRKMATGNNNGHHLVCLLKYNEHVLATKTVPTMPGLLSVKFPDVLQLSNVYADFRITLEIYGMVAQRDQLPHELKYHINLNKKGGNKTPKKKGGENRLVMPPVQSPAGPHVVRTPQLVQYGFAIFSLREIQRTSWTLTQVLGVSPLDGTVHMKVNCELSVSVEYQGFLTMFEDISGFGAWHRRWCYLNGSVINYWKYPDDEKKKTPMGSIDLNACISQKVGTASRDICARFNTMLLECERPALDTDQESLIIVPNGRTTIVRHLLSADTKEEREEWTAYLNKALTLLRAWGTNH